The Spirosoma foliorum genome has a window encoding:
- a CDS encoding serine hydrolase domain-containing protein, with protein sequence MKVLVSIMLVCWLTGSFAVVAQPAPYSKDVLSKIQQVEQHLASYVNRTPDDKDWTLQERMSYYKIHGLSIAVVHNYQIEWAKAYGWADTAQLDHRTAHPVTTETRFQAGSISKSLNSMGVLALVQAKKIDLYADINNYLTTWKFPYDSVSKGRKINTANLLSHTAGLTIHGFPGYGINKAIPTLPEVLNGQKPANTQAVRSAFEPGLKYQYSGGGTTISQLMVMDVTHQPYDQYMWERVLKPMGMVNSSYTQPPVNDNTLATGYWASGSEVPGKHHIYPEQAAAGLWTTPTDLGRYIIETQLAYQGKSSKVLSQQTTRLRLTPYVDSSAALGVFIVKKGADTYFSHSGSDMGFLSLYYGSLTGGNGVVIMVNSQNGAILDELANSVATVYNWNGFYKPILKQSVALPETVLESYVGEYQGDLGKNIVTRAGNQLLYRWTNGNTAKIFPETEARFFFKDSDGQLEFIRDASGKVVGRNMTAGGKTTEARKVK encoded by the coding sequence ATGAAGGTATTAGTATCGATTATGCTCGTTTGCTGGCTGACCGGCAGCTTCGCCGTTGTCGCCCAACCAGCTCCGTATTCTAAAGACGTGCTGTCAAAAATACAGCAGGTTGAGCAGCATTTAGCCAGCTACGTCAACCGTACACCCGACGACAAAGACTGGACACTGCAAGAGCGCATGAGCTATTACAAAATTCATGGTCTCAGCATAGCCGTTGTTCACAACTATCAAATTGAGTGGGCCAAAGCCTACGGCTGGGCCGATACGGCCCAATTAGACCATCGAACCGCCCACCCCGTCACGACCGAGACCCGTTTTCAGGCCGGCTCCATCAGTAAGTCGCTGAATAGCATGGGTGTACTGGCCTTAGTCCAGGCAAAAAAAATTGACCTCTATGCCGACATCAACAACTACCTGACCACCTGGAAATTTCCCTATGATTCGGTTTCCAAAGGCAGGAAAATCAACACGGCCAACCTATTGAGTCACACGGCGGGGCTGACGATTCACGGCTTCCCCGGTTATGGGATCAATAAGGCCATTCCTACCTTGCCGGAGGTGCTTAATGGCCAAAAACCGGCTAATACTCAGGCGGTTCGTTCTGCCTTTGAACCGGGCCTGAAGTATCAGTACTCTGGTGGCGGAACAACCATTTCCCAGCTTATGGTTATGGACGTAACCCATCAACCCTATGACCAGTATATGTGGGAGCGGGTGCTGAAACCGATGGGCATGGTCAACAGTTCGTACACGCAGCCGCCAGTCAATGATAACACGCTGGCAACGGGCTACTGGGCATCCGGAAGTGAAGTTCCGGGAAAGCATCATATCTACCCCGAACAGGCAGCCGCTGGACTCTGGACAACCCCAACCGATTTAGGCCGGTATATTATCGAAACACAGTTGGCCTATCAGGGCAAATCCAGTAAGGTACTCTCGCAGCAAACGACGCGCTTGAGGCTTACACCTTACGTGGATAGTTCAGCAGCGTTGGGCGTATTCATTGTTAAAAAAGGGGCAGACACCTATTTCTCACATAGCGGATCCGATATGGGGTTTCTGAGCCTGTATTATGGAAGCCTGACCGGTGGCAACGGCGTGGTGATTATGGTCAACTCGCAAAACGGGGCCATTCTCGACGAACTAGCGAATAGTGTGGCCACGGTCTATAACTGGAATGGTTTTTATAAGCCCATCCTCAAGCAATCGGTGGCCTTACCAGAAACGGTTCTGGAATCTTATGTAGGCGAATATCAGGGGGATTTGGGAAAAAATATTGTCACCCGCGCCGGTAATCAGTTGCTTTACCGGTGGACAAATGGAAATACGGCGAAAATTTTCCCCGAAACTGAAGCCCGGTTCTTCTTTAAAGATTCAGATGGTCAACTCGAATTTATCCGTGATGCGTCAGGTAAAGTTGTTGGGCGAAACATGACCGCTGGCGGGAAGACAACCGAAGCCAGGAAGGTAAAGTAG
- a CDS encoding CocE/NonD family hydrolase, protein MNKTLTLLFVFWLASCFAIVAQTTTETRYVRQNVLIPMRDGIRLNTVIFTPKTADEPLPFLFNRTPYGVDHAPFPDQSPYTKIMADQGYIFVAQDIRGRYKSEGKFEMQRFSRDKKDPKAIDESTDTYDTIEWLLKNVPNNNGKAGMYGTSYDGWTSVMGAIDPHPALKAISEHATPADMWMGDDFHHQGAFRLSYGFEYAFMEEATKTDSMFAFSSYDTYDWYLKLGPLANVNKKYFMGKLPTWNDFAKHPNYDPFWQKQSLSFRIGKPKVAIQNVAGWWDQEDFYGPIKAYQLWEKEDANQQNHLIVGPWNHGGWAWGEGRKLGNINFDTTASSTFRQTMFAPWFAYHLKGKGDGKFPEVTAFQTGKNQWKTYNQWPPTESVKRNLYFRANGQLSFEKPNDAAAIDTYISDPAHPVPYRPRPIEATYSPGSRWFTWLTEDQRFVQNRPDVLSWQTELLTEDVTVTGTLLAKLFAATTGSDADWVVKLIDVYPESYPKEPKMGGYQFMVANDILRGRFHKSFEKPQALQPNKVETFTVDLHSLDHVFQKGHRIMVQVQSTWFPLIDRNPQRYVPNIFEATEADYQKATHSIFRSASYPSHLELSVMLP, encoded by the coding sequence ATGAACAAAACCCTTACGCTCCTCTTCGTTTTCTGGCTGGCCAGTTGTTTCGCCATTGTCGCCCAAACCACGACCGAAACCCGCTACGTTCGCCAGAACGTACTGATTCCCATGCGTGATGGCATTCGGCTAAACACGGTCATCTTTACGCCCAAAACTGCCGATGAGCCGTTGCCATTTCTGTTTAACCGGACACCCTATGGCGTAGATCACGCGCCCTTCCCCGACCAGTCTCCCTACACGAAAATTATGGCCGACCAGGGGTATATATTCGTAGCGCAGGACATTCGTGGGCGCTACAAATCGGAGGGAAAGTTTGAAATGCAGCGATTTTCGCGCGACAAAAAAGACCCCAAAGCCATCGACGAAAGCACTGATACGTACGACACGATTGAGTGGCTGCTCAAAAACGTACCCAACAACAACGGGAAAGCAGGGATGTATGGCACCTCTTATGATGGCTGGACGAGCGTGATGGGGGCCATCGATCCGCATCCGGCACTGAAAGCGATTTCGGAACATGCCACGCCAGCCGATATGTGGATGGGCGACGACTTTCACCATCAGGGAGCCTTCCGGCTGAGCTACGGATTCGAGTACGCCTTTATGGAAGAAGCCACTAAAACCGATTCGATGTTCGCCTTCAGCAGCTACGACACCTACGACTGGTATCTGAAACTAGGGCCGCTGGCCAACGTCAATAAAAAGTATTTCATGGGTAAACTGCCGACCTGGAATGACTTCGCCAAACACCCCAATTACGACCCTTTCTGGCAAAAGCAATCGCTGTCGTTCCGGATTGGGAAGCCTAAGGTAGCCATTCAGAATGTAGCGGGCTGGTGGGATCAGGAAGATTTTTATGGGCCGATAAAAGCCTACCAACTCTGGGAAAAAGAGGACGCTAACCAGCAGAATCACCTGATTGTTGGCCCCTGGAATCATGGCGGCTGGGCCTGGGGCGAAGGCCGTAAACTGGGCAACATCAACTTCGATACCACGGCGTCCAGTACGTTTCGCCAGACGATGTTTGCGCCCTGGTTTGCCTATCACCTGAAAGGGAAGGGCGACGGTAAATTTCCCGAAGTGACCGCTTTTCAGACGGGTAAAAACCAGTGGAAAACCTACAACCAATGGCCGCCCACCGAATCGGTGAAACGAAATCTGTATTTCCGGGCCAATGGCCAATTGTCGTTTGAGAAACCCAACGATGCAGCCGCAATAGACACGTATATTTCGGATCCGGCTCACCCCGTACCGTACCGACCCCGGCCTATTGAAGCCACCTATAGCCCCGGCTCGCGCTGGTTTACCTGGCTAACTGAAGACCAGCGATTTGTGCAGAATCGCCCTGATGTACTCAGCTGGCAAACCGAACTGCTGACCGAAGACGTGACCGTAACAGGCACCCTATTGGCTAAGCTGTTTGCCGCCACCACCGGCAGCGACGCCGACTGGGTGGTGAAACTGATTGATGTCTATCCTGAAAGCTACCCCAAAGAGCCAAAGATGGGCGGTTACCAGTTCATGGTGGCCAACGACATCCTGCGTGGTCGTTTCCACAAGAGTTTCGAAAAACCACAGGCGCTGCAACCCAATAAAGTAGAAACATTCACCGTCGATCTGCATTCGCTGGATCATGTGTTTCAGAAGGGTCACCGGATTATGGTGCAGGTGCAGAGTACGTGGTTCCCCCTGATCGACCGGAACCCACAACGATACGTACCCAATATTTTCGAAGCAACGGAGGCTGATTACCAGAAAGCGACGCACTCTATTTTCCGGTCGGCCAGCTATCCGTCTCACTTAGAACTGAGTGTGATGCTACCTTAA